The Variovorax paradoxus DNA window CCGCCTTGAAGCTGCCCAGCTTGGCGACCCAGACGAAAGCTTCGAGAAAACGCACGTTCATCGGCCGAGTTTACGGGGAGCCGGGGTCGAGGTCAGTGGTGCAGCGCCCTCGGTTGCAAGCAACCAACCTATGCCGGCCACAACGTCCTTACCATCTGCTCGTACATGGCATCGACCGCGGGCGAGCGCAGCGACACCTTGCTGCGCAGCGCCGCCACATCCATCGATTTCAGTTTCGGCAGCTCGAACCCGGCGGGCAGGTTTTGCAATATCTGCAGATGGGCCGGAACGCTGCAGCGCGTGAACACGGCCACGGCCAGACCGCTCTCCACCGCCGCCAATTGGCCGGCAAGGCTGGAGCTGTGGTAGACGATGCGATAGGAGCGCCGCTTGGCAGCCAGGCTGGAAAGGACCGCGATGCGGGCCATGCTCCCCGCCTCGTAGACGGCAATCGGCAGCGGATCCCGGCGCCAGGCTTCATGCTGCGCTGTGCCGACCCACACCAGGGGTTCCTGGAACAGGAGCTGTCCGCGCTGCGGCTTGTCCCGGGAGACCAGGGCCAGGTCCAGCTCGCCCCGCGCGATCTTGGGTATGAGGGAGGTCGACTGCTCGCAGGTGAGCTCGATCTCCACCCCCTTGTAGCGGCCGGCAAAACTGCGCAGCACAGGCGTCAGGTAGGTGGATGCGTAGTCGTCCGGCACGCCCAGCCGCACGCGGCCGGCGAGTTCCGGCCCGAACATGGCGTTCTGGATTTCCGACTGCAATTCGAGCATGCGGCGCGCATAGGCCAGCAGTTCCGCGCCCGCCGGCGTCACTTCCATGTGCCGCGGGCCGCGCAGCAGAACGGCCCGCCCGAGCGCGTTCTCCAGCTTCTTGATCTGCATGCTCACTGCGGATTGGGAGCGGTGAACCATGGGCGCAGCGGCAGACAGCGAACCGGCATCCACGACAGCGACCAGGGCGCGCAGCCAGTCGATCTGGAAATCGGGATGCTTCATCGTCTCTCCAATTCGATATTCGAATGATAAGCGTTCGAACTATGCGCTTTACGCCGCTGTCGGTCCGGCAGACGATCGCCTTCATGCAAAAGAAGGCTCAGGTGCCCCCCGCGTTCCGGGTGGCGCGGCAATCAGATCGGGAAAGCACGGGGCAATGGCTGCTGATTGCCGGCGGCATGCTGCTCGGCACCCTCGGTGTCTTCGTGGAAGAAGCGAATCAGCATCCGCTGGTCACCGTCCTCTTTCGCTGTGCCTTCGGTGCACTGGCCTTGCTCGCATGGGGTGTGGCAACCGGGCGAATGCACGAGTTGCGGCTGCGGGGCAACAGCCGGTGGATCGCTTGCGCGACGGGATGCCTGATGGTCGTGAACTGGGCGCTGTTCTTTGCGGCCATCCCGCGCATATCGATTGCGGTGGCCACCATTGTTTTCCACATCCAGCCGGTGTGGATCATTCTCTTCGGCGCACTGGTGCTGCGTGAAGCGGTGTCTCCACGCCAATGGGCGGCCACCCTGGCCGCGCTGTGCGGGCTGGCGTTGACGACCGGCCTGGTGGGTGGCGCCGCATCGGGGGTCTCATGGGGGAGCGACTACGCGCTGGGCCTGCTCATGTGCCTGGGCGGCTCGCTGTGCTATGCCGCCGTGGCGATCCTGGCCAATACGGAAAAAATCATCACGTCCTATGCCCTGGCCTGGTGGCAGTGCGCGACCGGCGTCGCCGTTCTGGCATGGGTGCCTTTTGTGTTCGGCTGGCCGGACCAGGCGTCGGCATGGGCTTGGCTCGCGGGGCTGGGCGCGCTGCACACCGGCCTGGCCTATGCCATTCTCTTCGCGGGCATGGCCCGGCTTCCCCTCGGGAAGATCGCCGTTCTGCAATTCGTGTACCCGCTGACCGCGGTGCTGGTGGACTGGTGCGTGTATGGCCGGACCTTGAATGCCGTCCAGGTTGCGGGCGTTGCCGTGATGGCCCTTGCGCTGTGGACGATCAAGAAGCCCAAGCGCGATGCGGCCGGCGTGGGTTGATGGCCCTGGCGCTCATTCGCGCGCGCGCACGGCGCACGGGAACGCTTCATCGGCACGCTTCAGATAGGCGATCAAGTTCGCGCGATCCGCGGGGTCGGGCACACCGTCATAGGTCATGGCGGTGCCGGGCACCATGGCCAGGGGGTTGGCCAGGAAGCGGTCGAGCGTCTTGTCGTTCCAGACGATCTTCGATTTCTTCATGGCCTCCGAATAGGCGAAGCCGGGCACGCTGCCGGCCCGCCGGCCGAACAGCCCGCAATGCCTGGGCCCGACGCGATCGACCGCGAGCGCGTGGCAGGCCAGGCAGCGCGCATAGACCTGCTCGCCGCGCACGGCATCGGGCAAGGACCACGCTTGTGCGTTTGCGGCCAGTGCGGCAGCCGCGAGGAACCCACCGGCCCAGGCTCATGACATGAAGGCCGACGGCACGGGCGCTTCGCCGAGTGCCTGGCGCAGCACCGCCCAGTGCATGGCCTCGTCGCCAAGAATGCTCGCCGCCGCCTTCGACAGGTCGCGGTTGCCGAACAGGGGCACGGCTCCCAGGTAGGCGCTCACGGCGCCCTGCTCCAGCTTGGCCGCGAAGCGCAGAACGTCTGTCTGCGACTTCAGCTGCTCCAAGGGAAAGCCGTAGCTGGCCTTCGCCGCGACCGCCTTGCCGCCGAGCCTGGCGATGGTCTTGGCCAGCAGATCTGCATGTTCCTTGTGGTGGCCCTGAAAGCTCAGGGCCAGATCGAGCACAGGCTTCTCGAGCAGCTTGCTCTCGGCCCCGGCCTGGTAGGCGGCGATGGCCTCGAGTTCCGCGGCAAGCGCGGTGTTGAGGATCTGCACGTCGTTGCCGGTCGACCCGCCGGCCTTGGCAGCCAGGGCATCGCGGCCGGCCAGCAGTGCGACAGCGGCACCGGACAGGACCAGCCCCGACTGGCCGAGGAACAGGCGCCGCGCGGCGACGGGAGAAGTCATCTGAAAGAAAGACATGGCTATTTTTCCTCGTGGGTGAATGTCATGGGCGGGGTGATTCCCGCTCGTCGACCAGATTCGCCAGCACACGCGCCACGATGCGATCGCAGCGCGCGCCGTCGAATGAGAATGCGTCGCCCACGGCCACGTCGATGTCGTGGGACAGGCCTTCGCGCAGCAGGCTGCGCGCGCGAAAGAAACGGGTGCGCACGGTGGCTTCGGGCAATGCCAGCGCCACCGCCGTTTCCGCGACGCTCAGTTCCTCGACCGCCCGCAGCACGAAGACGGTGCGGTAGGCATCCGGCAAACGATCGATGCGACGCTCCATGAGCCCGCGAAGTTCTTCCCGCATGGCGAGGCGTTCCGGTTGTCTGTCGGGATCGTCGGCCGCTGTCGATTCGGATTCGTCGTTGGAACCGGGCGCGGCGGTGCCGTCGAGCGGGATCACCTGTGCACCCCGGCGCCGCAGGCGCCCCAGGGCTTCGTTGATTACGATGCGCACCAGCCAGGTCGAGAGCTGCGCATCGTCGCGGAAGCTGCCGATGGCGCGCCAGGCGCGCAGGTAGCTCTCCTGCAGCGCGTCCTCGGTTTCTTCGTCGCTCTTGAGGATGCTGCGGGCCGTGCGGAACAGCAGCTGGTTGTGGCGCCGCATGATGCACTCGAAGGCTGGCGCATCGCCTTGCGCGGCGCGTTTCACGAGCTCGCGGTCGGACGTTTGTTCCGGGCTCGCCGGTACGGCAACTGTGGAGGGGGCGGCGTGGGGCATGTGTGCTTCTCTTTCCCATTAGATGGGGCAGCCCCGCACCGCGTTTCAGTTATCTTTTCGATGGTGCAACCGGGCCATCGATTGCCCACCGGCGGCTAGCCCGCTTCCTCGACAAACGCCTCCTCGCGCTTGGACCGGATCGAGGGCAGGAGCACGATCAGCAGCAGCGCGACCGCGCCCGCCAGCAGTCCCGCGGAAATCGGCCGAGAGACGAACACGCTCCAGTCGCCCCGCGAGAGCAGCAGTGCCCGGCGCAGGTTCTCTTCCATCATCGGCCCCAGGATGAGGCCGAGAAGCAGCGGCGCCGGTTCGCATCCGAGCTTGATGAAGGAATAGCCCACGACACCGAAGATCGCCACCAGCCAGATGTCGAACACATTGTTGTTGGTCGAATACACGCCGATGGCGCAGAAGAGCACGATCGCAGGGAACAGCCACCTGTAGGGAATGGTCAGCAGCTTGATCCAGAGACCGATGAGCGGCAGGTTCAGGATCACGAGCATCAGGTTGCCGATCCACATCGAGGCGATCAGGCCCCAGAACAGTTCTGGGTTGCTCGTCATCACCTGCGGACCCGGCTGGATGTTGTGGATCGTCATGGCGCCGACCATGAGGGCCATGACAGGGTTGGGCGGAATGCCCAGCGTCAGCATCGGGATGAAGGAGGTCTGTGCCCCCGCGTTGTTCGCGGCTTCCGGGCCAGCCACGCCGCGGATGTTGCCCTGGCCGAAGGGCACCTCGCCCGGCTTGAGCTTGATCTTCTTTTCCAGCGTGTAGGCCGCAAAGGCAGACAGCGTGGCGCCGCCGCCGGGCAGGATGCCGAGCGACGAGCCCAGCGCGGTGCCGCGCAGCACGGCGGGGAACATGCGCTTGAAGTCTTCCTTGGTGGGCATCAGGCCCGTGACGGTGGCCGTGAACACCTCGCGCTCGTCCTCGGGCCTGCCCAGGTTGGCAATGATCTCGCCGTAGCCGAACACGCCCATCGCGATCGCGATGAATCCAAGGCCATCGGTGAGCTCCGGAATGTCGAAGCTGTAGCGTGCCACGCCGGAGTTCACGTCGGTGCCGACCAGGCCCAGCAGCAGGCCCACCATGATCATGCAGATGGCCTTGAGCAGCGAGCCCGAGGCCATCACCACCGCGCCGATCAGGCCCAGAACCATCAGCGAGAAATATTCCGCCGGGCCGAACTTGAAGGCGATCTCGGTCAGCGGCGGCGCGAACGCGGCGAGGATCAGGGTGCCCACGCAACCCGCGAAGAACGAGCCCAGGCCCGCGGCGGCGAGCGCCGGCCCTCCGCGTCCCCGCTTGGCCATCTGGTGCCCATCGATCACGGTGACCACGGACGAAGACTCACCCGGCAGGTTGACCAGGATGGCGGTTGTCGAGCCGCCGTATTGCGAGCCGTAGTAGATGCCGGCGAGCATGA harbors:
- a CDS encoding LysR family transcriptional regulator, with translation MKHPDFQIDWLRALVAVVDAGSLSAAAPMVHRSQSAVSMQIKKLENALGRAVLLRGPRHMEVTPAGAELLAYARRMLELQSEIQNAMFGPELAGRVRLGVPDDYASTYLTPVLRSFAGRYKGVEIELTCEQSTSLIPKIARGELDLALVSRDKPQRGQLLFQEPLVWVGTAQHEAWRRDPLPIAVYEAGSMARIAVLSSLAAKRRSYRIVYHSSSLAGQLAAVESGLAVAVFTRCSVPAHLQILQNLPAGFELPKLKSMDVAALRSKVSLRSPAVDAMYEQMVRTLWPA
- a CDS encoding DMT family transporter is translated as MQKKAQVPPAFRVARQSDRESTGQWLLIAGGMLLGTLGVFVEEANQHPLVTVLFRCAFGALALLAWGVATGRMHELRLRGNSRWIACATGCLMVVNWALFFAAIPRISIAVATIVFHIQPVWIILFGALVLREAVSPRQWAATLAALCGLALTTGLVGGAASGVSWGSDYALGLLMCLGGSLCYAAVAILANTEKIITSYALAWWQCATGVAVLAWVPFVFGWPDQASAWAWLAGLGALHTGLAYAILFAGMARLPLGKIAVLQFVYPLTAVLVDWCVYGRTLNAVQVAGVAVMALALWTIKKPKRDAAGVG
- a CDS encoding c-type cytochrome, with translation MAANAQAWSLPDAVRGEQVYARCLACHALAVDRVGPRHCGLFGRRAGSVPGFAYSEAMKKSKIVWNDKTLDRFLANPLAMVPGTAMTYDGVPDPADRANLIAYLKRADEAFPCAVRARE
- a CDS encoding ferritin-like domain-containing protein, producing MSFFQMTSPVAARRLFLGQSGLVLSGAAVALLAGRDALAAKAGGSTGNDVQILNTALAAELEAIAAYQAGAESKLLEKPVLDLALSFQGHHKEHADLLAKTIARLGGKAVAAKASYGFPLEQLKSQTDVLRFAAKLEQGAVSAYLGAVPLFGNRDLSKAAASILGDEAMHWAVLRQALGEAPVPSAFMS
- a CDS encoding RNA polymerase sigma factor, with product MPHAAPSTVAVPASPEQTSDRELVKRAAQGDAPAFECIMRRHNQLLFRTARSILKSDEETEDALQESYLRAWRAIGSFRDDAQLSTWLVRIVINEALGRLRRRGAQVIPLDGTAAPGSNDESESTAADDPDRQPERLAMREELRGLMERRIDRLPDAYRTVFVLRAVEELSVAETAVALALPEATVRTRFFRARSLLREGLSHDIDVAVGDAFSFDGARCDRIVARVLANLVDERESPRP
- a CDS encoding tripartite tricarboxylate transporter permease, with the protein product MELINHLSLGFSTAVTLQNLVYAFIGCLLGTLIGVLPGIGPTATIAMLLPATYALPPVAALIMLAGIYYGSQYGGSTTAILVNLPGESSSVVTVIDGHQMAKRGRGGPALAAAGLGSFFAGCVGTLILAAFAPPLTEIAFKFGPAEYFSLMVLGLIGAVVMASGSLLKAICMIMVGLLLGLVGTDVNSGVARYSFDIPELTDGLGFIAIAMGVFGYGEIIANLGRPEDEREVFTATVTGLMPTKEDFKRMFPAVLRGTALGSSLGILPGGGATLSAFAAYTLEKKIKLKPGEVPFGQGNIRGVAGPEAANNAGAQTSFIPMLTLGIPPNPVMALMVGAMTIHNIQPGPQVMTSNPELFWGLIASMWIGNLMLVILNLPLIGLWIKLLTIPYRWLFPAIVLFCAIGVYSTNNNVFDIWLVAIFGVVGYSFIKLGCEPAPLLLGLILGPMMEENLRRALLLSRGDWSVFVSRPISAGLLAGAVALLLIVLLPSIRSKREEAFVEEAG